The following proteins come from a genomic window of Synechococcus sp. NB0720_010:
- the thrB gene encoding homoserine kinase translates to MARPRIGQGVVVDVPATTANLGPGFDCLGAALDLNNRFEMRCIEGSGERFELVIEGSEGSHLRGGPDNLVYRAAQRVWKEAGEEPIAVEARVRLAVPPARGLGSSATAIVAGLMGANALIGEKLSREKLLELAIDIEGHPDNVVPSLLGGLCLTARAASHRWRVVRCEWDPKVMVVVAIPAIRLSTSEARRVMPKAISIPDAVTNLGCLTLLLQGLRTGNGDLIADGMHDRIHEPYRWGLIQGGQEVREAAMAAGAWGCVISGAGPSILALCPEDSAVAVSKTMVRAWEGAGVASRSQVLQLHQAGSRWEHLPS, encoded by the coding sequence ATGGCCCGCCCCCGCATTGGACAGGGGGTTGTGGTGGATGTCCCCGCCACAACAGCCAACTTGGGTCCCGGCTTTGATTGCCTCGGAGCGGCCCTGGATCTGAACAACCGCTTCGAGATGCGCTGCATCGAAGGCAGTGGCGAGCGGTTTGAACTGGTGATCGAAGGCAGCGAGGGATCGCACCTGCGGGGCGGCCCGGACAACCTCGTTTACCGCGCAGCCCAGCGGGTCTGGAAAGAAGCAGGTGAAGAGCCGATTGCTGTCGAAGCGCGGGTCCGCCTGGCGGTTCCACCAGCACGGGGACTGGGAAGCAGCGCCACAGCCATCGTGGCTGGCCTGATGGGGGCCAACGCGCTGATCGGCGAGAAGCTCAGTCGCGAGAAGCTGCTGGAGCTGGCGATCGACATTGAGGGTCACCCGGACAACGTGGTTCCTTCACTGCTCGGTGGCCTCTGCCTGACCGCTCGAGCCGCCTCCCATCGCTGGCGCGTGGTGCGTTGCGAATGGGACCCGAAGGTGATGGTGGTGGTGGCCATCCCGGCCATTCGTCTGTCCACCAGCGAAGCCAGACGGGTCATGCCGAAGGCCATCTCCATTCCCGATGCCGTGACCAACCTCGGATGCCTGACCTTGCTGCTGCAGGGACTACGCACCGGGAATGGCGACCTGATCGCCGATGGGATGCACGACCGGATCCACGAGCCCTATCGCTGGGGCTTGATCCAAGGGGGCCAGGAGGTGCGCGAGGCCGCCATGGCAGCGGGGGCCTGGGGCTGCGTCATCAGCGGCGCCGGGCCGAGCATCCTGGCCCTCTGCCCTGAAGACTCGGCGGTGGCCGTCAGCAAAACCATGGTTCGGGCCTGGGAGGGTGCGGGGGTGGCCTCCCGCTCCCAGGTGCTGCAGCTCCACCAGGCTGGAAGCCGCTGGGAGCACCTGCCCTCCTAG
- a CDS encoding alpha/beta hydrolase produces MNRSSPAQQAAIQAQQHSTRSRLTFIVLVLALGLGVSWFGVGHVLLALRSVLDWADINLLLRWSGLLLLVLIPTAGIYSLVTQFAFWEGWLEGLPDPTALFPTSPAAAEHRCFVVYLDGIHQLERDHPPRVSAFLQLLDQQLNHSTRLVKGLEAYTVLPVALAQDLGSAWFWRRLFALQEEHPNGWIQLLAAVLVQANNVIKVGISSDHRYGPIMNYELSLKIALRLGEVGFRPDQGQRIVLVGYSGGAEMAMGVAEYLRRICRAPVSIVSFCGVFSGNQLLSQLSKITMIVGSRDPVAAFGRIAYPGRSPLLPLSNWNRALKHSRIERREIEGMNHNGLSGPFAELHREAVVEQIVQAIESED; encoded by the coding sequence ATGAACCGGTCATCCCCCGCTCAGCAAGCGGCGATCCAAGCCCAGCAACACAGCACTCGCTCGAGGCTCACTTTCATTGTCCTGGTGCTCGCCTTGGGGCTGGGGGTGAGTTGGTTTGGTGTGGGCCATGTGCTCTTGGCCCTGCGCTCGGTCTTGGATTGGGCTGACATCAACCTGCTCTTGCGTTGGTCTGGCTTGCTGCTGTTGGTCTTGATTCCGACGGCTGGCATCTATTCCCTGGTGACGCAATTTGCCTTTTGGGAGGGCTGGTTGGAGGGGCTCCCGGATCCCACCGCCCTGTTCCCCACGTCCCCTGCGGCGGCTGAGCATCGCTGTTTTGTGGTGTATCTCGATGGGATTCACCAACTGGAGCGCGATCATCCGCCGCGGGTCTCGGCCTTTCTGCAGTTGCTGGATCAGCAGCTCAACCACTCCACCCGGTTGGTGAAGGGCTTAGAGGCCTACACAGTGCTGCCCGTGGCCCTGGCTCAAGACCTCGGCAGTGCCTGGTTTTGGCGTCGCTTGTTTGCCCTGCAAGAGGAGCATCCCAACGGCTGGATCCAGCTGTTGGCTGCCGTTTTGGTTCAAGCCAACAACGTGATCAAGGTGGGAATTTCCTCGGATCACCGCTACGGCCCGATCATGAATTACGAGCTGTCCCTCAAGATCGCGTTGCGGTTGGGGGAGGTCGGGTTTCGGCCTGATCAGGGCCAGCGCATCGTTCTGGTGGGCTACAGCGGTGGTGCTGAGATGGCGATGGGCGTCGCGGAATACCTCCGCCGCATTTGCCGTGCTCCAGTGAGCATCGTCAGCTTCTGCGGCGTGTTTAGTGGCAATCAACTGCTGAGCCAGCTCTCCAAAATCACAATGATCGTTGGGAGCCGTGATCCGGTGGCGGCCTTTGGCCGCATTGCCTATCCGGGGCGATCACCGTTGCTACCCCTTTCGAATTGGAATCGAGCCCTGAAGCACTCCCGCATCGAACGGCGGGAGATCGAGGGTATGAACCACAACGGTTTGAGTGGCCCGTTTGCTGAATTGCACCGCGAGGCCGTCGTTGAGCAGATCGTCCAGGCGATTGAGTCAGAGGACTAG
- the glk gene encoding glucokinase: MTTLLAGDIGGTKTLLGLYSVEGTALIQKASQRFVSADWADFSALVNHFLDGEASCFERPRQACFAIAGPVRQGRVKLTNLPWLLDEVELARACQLEVLELVNDFAVLIYGLPHLQPEQQTTLRQPAAGGGDPKAPIAILGAGTGLGVAIGVPTAGGLQAMASEASHGEFAPCNEEQWQLKTWLMAEFGLPRLSIERVVSGTGLGDVMRWRLATHPDGSNHALMKTADTELPAATAAAAAAGDPLARKALDLWLEAYGSCAGDLALQSLCYGGLWLGGGTAGKLLDELRSERFLGAFLNKGRLNAVVEQIPVHALIDSETGLFSAACRARLLNA, from the coding sequence ATGACCACGCTTCTAGCCGGTGATATTGGCGGCACGAAGACCCTGCTGGGCCTCTACAGCGTCGAAGGAACGGCACTGATTCAGAAGGCCAGTCAACGTTTCGTCTCGGCCGATTGGGCTGATTTCTCGGCCCTGGTGAATCACTTCCTCGACGGGGAGGCGTCCTGCTTCGAGCGACCTCGCCAGGCCTGTTTCGCGATTGCGGGTCCGGTGCGCCAGGGCCGGGTGAAACTCACGAACCTCCCGTGGCTGCTGGATGAGGTGGAACTGGCCCGCGCCTGCCAGCTCGAGGTGCTCGAGCTGGTCAACGACTTTGCCGTTCTGATCTATGGGCTGCCTCACCTGCAGCCAGAGCAACAGACGACCCTGCGGCAGCCGGCTGCGGGCGGCGGCGACCCCAAGGCGCCGATCGCGATTCTTGGGGCCGGGACCGGTCTGGGGGTAGCGATCGGAGTGCCCACGGCAGGGGGCTTGCAGGCCATGGCCAGCGAGGCCTCCCATGGCGAATTCGCCCCCTGCAACGAGGAGCAGTGGCAACTGAAGACCTGGCTGATGGCCGAGTTCGGTCTGCCGCGCCTCTCGATTGAACGGGTGGTGAGCGGCACGGGACTGGGCGACGTGATGCGCTGGCGCCTGGCCACCCATCCCGACGGAAGCAACCATGCCCTGATGAAGACGGCCGACACCGAGTTGCCTGCGGCGACCGCTGCGGCCGCCGCGGCTGGCGATCCCCTCGCCCGCAAAGCCCTGGATCTCTGGCTGGAGGCCTACGGAAGCTGCGCAGGGGATCTTGCCCTGCAAAGCCTTTGCTATGGCGGGCTTTGGCTGGGAGGTGGCACAGCGGGCAAGCTGCTCGATGAGTTGCGCTCAGAGCGCTTCCTTGGGGCCTTCTTGAACAAAGGACGGCTCAACGCCGTTGTGGAACAAATCCCTGTCCACGCCTTGATCGACAGCGAGACTGGACTCTTCAGTGCCGCTTGCCGGGCTCGGCTGTTGAACGCCTGA
- a CDS encoding ROK family protein: MSELIGVDVGGTAIKLGRFSNGGELLAELECPTPQPAMPGGVVTAIVDAVAALDPDRRASRVGIGLPGPMDAAARVARVCINLPGWQQVPLAEWLEPQLGRRVTLANDGNCALMGEAWRGAAVGYRDVLLLTLGTGVGGGVLLNGQLFTGQGGAAAEPGLISVNPDGPACNSGNRGSLEQYCSIAGLRRLLDQDPQTLDRLARAGDLQALEAWREYGRWLGVGLSSLIYVLTPQLVLIGGGLSAASAHFLPHALAEVEQRVQAESRLGVEIRCAALGNGAGRLGAARLALERLND, translated from the coding sequence ATGAGCGAACTGATCGGAGTGGATGTGGGAGGGACGGCCATCAAGCTGGGCCGCTTCTCCAACGGCGGTGAGCTCCTGGCGGAGTTGGAATGCCCCACGCCGCAGCCGGCCATGCCCGGCGGAGTGGTGACGGCAATCGTCGATGCGGTCGCTGCCCTCGATCCCGATCGACGGGCCTCGAGGGTGGGCATTGGTTTGCCTGGACCGATGGATGCGGCGGCCCGGGTGGCTCGGGTCTGCATCAACCTGCCGGGTTGGCAGCAGGTGCCCTTGGCGGAATGGCTTGAGCCGCAACTCGGCCGGCGGGTGACCCTCGCCAACGATGGGAACTGCGCCCTGATGGGTGAGGCCTGGCGGGGTGCTGCGGTCGGCTACCGCGATGTCTTGCTGCTCACCTTGGGGACCGGCGTGGGTGGAGGAGTGCTGCTCAATGGTCAGCTCTTCACGGGTCAAGGCGGAGCCGCCGCTGAACCGGGACTGATCAGCGTCAACCCCGATGGCCCCGCCTGCAACAGTGGCAACCGTGGCTCCCTGGAGCAGTACTGCAGCATTGCCGGCCTGCGCCGGCTGTTGGATCAGGACCCTCAAACCTTGGATCGGCTGGCCCGTGCGGGCGACCTGCAGGCCTTGGAGGCCTGGCGGGAGTACGGCCGTTGGCTTGGGGTCGGCTTGAGTTCCTTGATCTATGTCCTCACGCCGCAGTTGGTGCTGATCGGAGGTGGTTTGAGTGCCGCCAGCGCCCATTTTTTGCCCCATGCCCTGGCGGAGGTGGAGCAGCGGGTCCAGGCCGAAAGCCGCCTGGGCGTTGAGATTCGCTGTGCTGCCCTTGGCAACGGGGCCGGGCGACTGGGGGCCGCGCGCTTGGCTCTGGAACGGCTGAATGATTGA
- the folB gene encoding dihydroneopterin aldolase: protein MSGSDRIVVRDLRLWAHVGVLPHEREFGQWFELDIELRWDLSDAAARDDVTATLDYSRAIQALQRQARQLRCQTLEHWSGLILDLLEDLYGPVPMAIELRKCQAPVPGFGGTVGVQRSRHQSA, encoded by the coding sequence GTGAGCGGTAGCGATCGGATCGTGGTGCGGGACCTGCGCCTTTGGGCCCACGTGGGCGTGCTGCCCCATGAGCGGGAATTCGGTCAGTGGTTTGAACTCGACATCGAGCTCCGTTGGGATCTCAGTGACGCCGCCGCCCGTGACGATGTGACCGCGACCCTGGATTACAGCCGTGCCATTCAGGCCCTGCAGCGCCAGGCCAGGCAGCTGCGTTGTCAGACCTTGGAGCATTGGAGCGGCCTGATCCTGGATCTGCTCGAGGACCTCTACGGCCCGGTACCGATGGCGATCGAACTGCGCAAATGCCAGGCACCTGTCCCTGGATTTGGTGGCACGGTTGGCGTGCAGCGCAGCCGGCACCAGTCCGCCTGA
- a CDS encoding triacylglycerol lipase produces the protein MTKRPLVLLHGLWDTPRLFRRLEQALLERQPDLELFAPHLPHRLGATPIRQLAAQLDRLIQGRFGAERELDLFGFSMGGVIARTWLQEWDGVRRTRRLVCLGSPQQGTLTAQLVPRWPLAGIADMKIGSALLRDLDAGKHHLDGLQCVSLYSRTDITVFPGWRAVLPQGPRQALPVWTHRQLIVNPRAIATLAEELLAP, from the coding sequence ATGACCAAGCGTCCTCTGGTGCTGCTGCATGGGTTGTGGGACACCCCCCGTTTGTTTCGCCGGCTCGAGCAGGCGCTGCTGGAGCGTCAGCCAGACCTGGAGCTCTTTGCACCCCACTTGCCCCATCGCCTGGGCGCCACGCCCATTCGTCAGCTCGCCGCGCAATTGGATCGCTTGATTCAAGGGCGCTTTGGCGCTGAGAGAGAGCTGGATCTCTTCGGGTTCTCCATGGGTGGTGTGATTGCGCGCACCTGGCTGCAGGAGTGGGACGGGGTTCGGCGAACGCGCCGTCTGGTCTGTTTAGGCAGTCCACAGCAGGGAACATTGACGGCGCAGTTGGTTCCTCGCTGGCCCTTGGCAGGCATTGCTGACATGAAGATCGGCAGCGCACTCCTGCGGGATCTCGATGCGGGGAAGCATCACTTGGATGGCTTGCAGTGCGTCAGTTTGTACAGCCGCACGGACATCACGGTGTTTCCTGGTTGGCGGGCGGTTCTGCCCCAGGGGCCGCGGCAGGCCTTGCCCGTTTGGACGCACCGGCAACTCATCGTGAATCCACGGGCGATCGCAACATTGGCTGAGGAATTGCTGGCGCCTTAG
- a CDS encoding M3 family metallopeptidase yields the protein MTVSSAANAQAEILRGEGLPNFEAITPDAVSEHIPALMQALESELGALEQSLGQRLEQNQTLSWNDVMAPLQRLGERLRWSWGVVSHLNGVCNSPELRDAHARQQASVVQFGNRAGQSQVIYRALQQLEAGRSGLDGTQQRILDAELRDMKLRGVGLSGARKEAFNSASQSLAELSTRFGNHVLDATNHWTLRLTDAAEVEGLPASLLGQLAQAARQAGDEDASAEQGPWLMGLDMPRYVPFMKYSRRRDLREKVYKAHVSRASGQDGSDLNNWPLIEEILTLRRQQAERLGFANWAELSIASKMADSEQAVESLLEDLRGAAYPIAQQELQALATCAQAHGAPEATELQPWDISYWAEILRQESFELDSEALRPWFPLPQVLDGLFALSERLFGIRIEAADGEAPIWHPDVRFFRILEQGQPVAGFYLDPYSRPGSKRGGAWMDECLVRSKGTDGSVVLPVAYLICNQSAPVGETPSLMTFDEVETLFHEFGHGLQHMLTSVEHPQAAGINGVEWDAVELPSQFMENWCYDRATLMGMARHWQTGEALPESEFSKLLAARTFMGGSATLRQVHFALVDLRLHSQWTPESDVTPEALRREIATTTSVLAPIDEDAFLCSFGHIFAGGYAAGYYSYKWAEVLSADAFAAFEDVGLENEDQIRETGRRFRNTVLSLGGSLDPKQVFEAFRGRQPSSDALIRHSGLVAV from the coding sequence ATGACTGTCAGCAGCGCTGCCAACGCTCAAGCGGAGATCCTGCGGGGCGAGGGCCTGCCGAACTTTGAAGCGATCACCCCCGACGCCGTCAGCGAGCACATCCCTGCGTTGATGCAGGCCCTGGAAAGCGAACTGGGGGCCCTCGAGCAGTCCTTAGGCCAGAGACTCGAGCAAAACCAGACGCTGAGCTGGAACGATGTGATGGCTCCACTGCAGCGGCTGGGTGAGCGGCTGCGCTGGAGCTGGGGTGTCGTCAGTCACCTCAACGGGGTCTGCAACAGCCCAGAGCTGCGGGATGCCCATGCCAGACAACAGGCCTCGGTTGTCCAATTCGGCAACCGTGCTGGCCAGAGCCAGGTGATCTATCGCGCCCTGCAGCAACTCGAGGCGGGTCGCTCTGGCCTGGATGGCACCCAACAACGGATTCTCGATGCCGAACTTCGGGACATGAAGCTGCGCGGGGTCGGCCTCAGTGGCGCCAGAAAAGAGGCCTTCAACAGTGCCAGTCAGAGCTTGGCGGAACTCTCGACCCGATTCGGCAACCATGTGCTCGATGCCACGAACCACTGGACCCTGCGACTGACGGACGCCGCCGAGGTCGAAGGTCTACCGGCAAGCCTGCTGGGGCAGTTGGCCCAAGCGGCACGCCAGGCCGGCGACGAGGACGCCAGTGCTGAGCAAGGGCCGTGGCTGATGGGGCTGGACATGCCCCGCTACGTGCCATTCATGAAGTACAGCCGCAGGCGTGATCTGCGCGAGAAGGTCTACAAGGCCCACGTCAGCCGTGCCTCAGGTCAAGACGGCAGTGACCTCAACAACTGGCCGCTGATCGAAGAGATCCTGACGCTGCGCAGACAACAGGCGGAGCGGCTGGGGTTTGCCAACTGGGCGGAGTTGAGCATTGCCTCGAAGATGGCCGATTCAGAGCAGGCCGTGGAGTCGCTGCTGGAGGACCTGCGCGGCGCCGCCTACCCGATTGCCCAGCAGGAACTGCAGGCGCTTGCCACCTGCGCCCAAGCCCACGGCGCCCCAGAAGCGACTGAGTTGCAACCCTGGGACATCAGCTACTGGGCTGAGATCCTTCGCCAGGAGAGTTTTGAACTCGACAGCGAAGCCCTACGGCCCTGGTTCCCCCTACCGCAGGTGCTCGATGGGCTGTTTGCCCTGAGCGAGCGACTGTTTGGAATCCGGATCGAGGCGGCCGATGGGGAGGCGCCGATCTGGCATCCGGATGTGCGTTTCTTCCGCATCCTCGAGCAAGGCCAACCCGTGGCTGGCTTCTACCTCGATCCCTACAGCCGTCCGGGCAGCAAGCGTGGTGGCGCCTGGATGGATGAATGCCTGGTGCGCTCCAAGGGCACTGACGGCAGCGTGGTCCTGCCGGTGGCCTACTTGATCTGCAACCAGAGTGCGCCGGTCGGAGAGACGCCGAGCCTGATGACCTTTGACGAGGTCGAGACCCTCTTCCATGAGTTCGGCCATGGTCTGCAGCACATGCTCACGAGCGTGGAGCACCCCCAGGCGGCCGGCATCAATGGCGTCGAGTGGGATGCCGTTGAACTACCCAGCCAGTTCATGGAGAACTGGTGCTATGACCGCGCCACCCTGATGGGAATGGCTCGTCACTGGCAAACGGGTGAGGCCCTACCCGAGAGCGAATTCTCCAAACTGCTGGCCGCACGAACCTTCATGGGCGGTTCAGCGACCCTGCGTCAGGTGCACTTCGCCCTGGTGGACCTGCGTCTGCACAGCCAGTGGACGCCGGAGTCCGATGTGACACCGGAGGCCCTCCGAAGGGAGATCGCTACCACCACCTCAGTGCTGGCCCCCATCGACGAGGACGCGTTCCTCTGCTCCTTCGGACACATCTTCGCCGGCGGCTATGCGGCGGGGTACTACTCCTACAAGTGGGCCGAGGTGCTCAGTGCCGATGCCTTTGCAGCCTTTGAGGACGTCGGCCTGGAGAACGAAGACCAAATTCGCGAGACCGGTCGCCGCTTCCGCAACACGGTCCTGAGCCTTGGCGGCAGCCTTGACCCAAAACAGGTGTTTGAGGCCTTCCGGGGGCGTCAACCCAGTAGCGATGCTCTGATTCGCCACTCCGGCCTGGTAGCCGTCTAA
- a CDS encoding glutamate-5-semialdehyde dehydrogenase, whose translation MALGRCSDQERRQAVLAMADALEAEASAIVAANAADLEAAAAADLAPSLVARLKLDASKLAGAIEGVRQVAQLPDPVGVRQMHRELDSGLVLERLSVPLGVLGVIFEARPDAVMQIASLAIRSGNGAILKGGREANRSCTAILSALRSGLAASAVSPQALELLTSREESLALLKLDGLVDLIIPRGSNELVRFIQDNTRIPVLGHADGVCHLYVDQEVDVPQAIRIALDAKTQYPAACNAIETLLIHRSSAAAFLEQALPAFAEAGVELRGDAASQALGVSTAAEESDWRTEYSDLILSVRVVDDLQKALDHIARHGSRHTECICTTNGATAETFLRSVDSAGVYHNCSTRFADGFRYGFGAEVGISTQTLPPRGPVGLEGLVTYRYLLRGDGHIAADYASGARSFSHRDCPL comes from the coding sequence ATGGCCCTGGGGCGTTGCAGTGATCAAGAGCGACGGCAGGCCGTCCTGGCGATGGCCGATGCCCTCGAGGCTGAGGCCAGCGCGATCGTCGCGGCCAATGCCGCTGATCTCGAGGCCGCGGCAGCCGCTGACCTGGCTCCCTCCCTGGTGGCCAGGCTGAAGCTGGATGCGAGCAAGCTGGCCGGCGCGATCGAAGGGGTGCGTCAGGTGGCCCAGCTGCCGGATCCCGTCGGCGTGCGCCAGATGCACCGGGAGCTCGATTCCGGCTTGGTGCTCGAGCGCCTCAGTGTTCCCTTGGGGGTCCTGGGGGTGATCTTTGAAGCCCGCCCCGATGCGGTGATGCAGATCGCCTCGTTGGCCATTCGTTCCGGCAATGGCGCCATCCTCAAGGGCGGCAGGGAAGCCAACCGCAGTTGCACGGCGATCCTCTCCGCCCTTCGCAGCGGATTGGCGGCCTCGGCGGTCTCCCCTCAGGCCCTGGAGCTGCTGACGTCCCGTGAGGAAAGCTTGGCCTTGCTCAAGCTCGATGGCCTGGTGGATCTGATCATTCCCCGGGGTTCCAACGAACTGGTGCGCTTCATTCAGGACAACACCCGCATTCCTGTCCTGGGCCATGCCGATGGGGTCTGTCACTTGTATGTCGACCAGGAGGTTGATGTTCCCCAGGCGATTCGTATTGCCCTGGACGCCAAAACCCAGTACCCGGCCGCCTGTAATGCGATCGAGACCCTGCTGATTCACCGCAGCAGCGCCGCGGCCTTCCTCGAACAGGCCCTGCCGGCCTTTGCCGAGGCTGGTGTGGAGTTGCGCGGGGATGCCGCCAGCCAGGCTTTGGGGGTTTCAACAGCAGCCGAGGAGTCGGACTGGCGGACGGAGTACTCCGATTTGATCCTCTCGGTCCGCGTCGTGGATGACCTGCAGAAGGCCCTGGATCACATCGCCCGCCACGGCTCAAGGCACACCGAGTGCATTTGCACCACCAATGGCGCAACGGCGGAGACGTTCCTGCGCAGTGTCGATAGCGCTGGGGTCTATCACAATTGCTCCACGCGCTTTGCCGATGGCTTCCGCTATGGCTTTGGCGCCGAGGTCGGCATCAGTACCCAAACCCTGCCGCCCCGTGGCCCCGTTGGCTTGGAGGGGCTGGTGACCTATCGCTACCTGTTGCGTGGTGACGGGCACATCGCCGCTGACTACGCCTCCGGCGCCCGCAGCTTCAGCCATCGCGATTGCCCCCTGTGA
- a CDS encoding DUF6629 family protein: MCFSASASFTASAVLMPLGLYSTHVAQKTGKRDYIPLALVPFFFGVQQFVEGLEWTAIDQGGVEPLSTLAGLGFLFFAYCFWMIWIPWSAWSISRSTDSKGLQQRLRWVAIVATVLGIAFYLPILFNPPALQPAVHSNGRLLYDVSNLHSIIHNFVNTEPVGELAYWGFIVLPLIALSDKAVKLFGVLIFVSIFLTWLTYSATFNSVWCFYCAVLSIYVIWIVNRPALRAASGR; this comes from the coding sequence ATGTGCTTTTCAGCCTCCGCCAGTTTCACGGCATCGGCGGTTTTGATGCCGTTGGGGCTCTACAGCACCCACGTCGCACAGAAGACAGGAAAACGGGATTACATCCCACTGGCGCTGGTGCCCTTTTTCTTTGGGGTCCAACAGTTTGTTGAGGGTCTGGAGTGGACCGCGATTGACCAAGGCGGAGTGGAGCCGCTGAGCACCCTGGCGGGGCTGGGCTTCCTCTTTTTTGCCTACTGCTTCTGGATGATCTGGATTCCCTGGAGCGCCTGGTCAATCAGTCGATCGACGGATTCCAAGGGGCTGCAACAACGGCTGCGCTGGGTCGCGATTGTGGCAACGGTCTTGGGCATTGCCTTCTACTTGCCCATTTTGTTTAACCCTCCCGCTCTGCAGCCTGCGGTCCACAGCAACGGTCGTCTGCTCTATGACGTCTCCAATCTGCACAGCATTATCCATAACTTCGTCAACACGGAGCCCGTGGGTGAGCTTGCGTATTGGGGCTTCATTGTTCTCCCCTTGATTGCTCTCTCTGATAAGGCCGTCAAATTGTTTGGGGTCCTGATCTTTGTCTCGATCTTCCTGACCTGGTTGACCTATAGCGCCACATTTAATTCGGTCTGGTGCTTCTATTGCGCTGTTCTTTCCATCTACGTCATCTGGATTGTTAACCGGCCGGCCTTGCGTGCTGCATCCGGCCGCTAG
- a CDS encoding NAD(P)H-quinone oxidoreductase subunit 4, translating to MDANLPLMAASAAIPGSAFGDSALAQGMLAAPTTFPWLSLIALLPIAIAPLVMLLPGDGTDPKLPRTVALTTLLADLGLMLYVYSQHYDGSIAGLQLVERFAWVPAIGLEWSLATDGLSAPLVVLSGLVTLLSVAASWNIKTKTRLYFALLLVQASAQALVFLSQDFLLFFLAWELELVPVYLLIAIWGGQQRQYAATKFILYTATASLLILLSGLALALNGPFTLNLSELIARSPGGLFGLLCYLGFLVGFGVKLPMFPLHTWLPDAHGEANAPVSMLLAGVLLKMGGYALLRFNVQMLPEAHLQLAPALIVLGIVNIVYGALNALAQDNVKRRIACSSVSHMGFVLLGIGAIDSLGMSGAMLQMISHGLIAAAMFFVTGVFYERTKTLSIPNMGGLAKVLPITFAFFVASSLASLALPGMSGFVSEITVFLGVTSNDGFTVGFRVIAVVLAAIGVVLTPIYLLSLCRRVFFGPRIPALAVLGDMKPRELVIGLTLLVPTLVIGFWPRVAIDLYEATTTALANDLAQHAVVALRLPALG from the coding sequence ATGGACGCCAACCTGCCCCTGATGGCCGCGTCCGCTGCGATTCCCGGCTCCGCGTTTGGTGACTCCGCTCTCGCCCAGGGAATGCTGGCGGCGCCAACAACCTTTCCCTGGCTCAGCCTGATCGCTCTGCTTCCCATCGCGATCGCGCCACTGGTGATGCTCCTGCCCGGTGATGGCACGGACCCCAAGCTCCCGCGAACGGTTGCGCTGACGACCCTGTTGGCTGACCTAGGGCTGATGCTCTACGTCTACAGCCAGCACTACGACGGCTCGATCGCGGGGCTGCAACTGGTTGAGCGTTTCGCCTGGGTTCCCGCCATCGGCCTGGAGTGGTCCCTCGCCACCGATGGACTCTCAGCACCGCTGGTGGTGCTCTCTGGCTTGGTCACCCTGCTGTCGGTGGCCGCCAGCTGGAACATCAAGACCAAAACCAGGCTCTACTTCGCTTTGCTCCTTGTGCAGGCCTCTGCCCAGGCCTTGGTCTTCCTCTCCCAGGACTTCCTGCTCTTCTTCCTGGCCTGGGAGCTCGAATTGGTTCCCGTCTATCTGCTGATCGCCATCTGGGGCGGCCAGCAGCGTCAATATGCGGCCACCAAGTTCATCCTTTACACAGCGACGGCCTCGCTGTTGATCCTGTTGAGCGGCCTGGCCTTGGCTCTCAACGGTCCCTTCACCCTGAACCTGAGCGAACTGATTGCCCGCTCTCCAGGCGGCCTTTTCGGCCTGCTCTGTTACCTGGGATTCCTGGTGGGATTCGGCGTGAAACTGCCGATGTTCCCGCTCCACACCTGGCTTCCCGATGCCCACGGAGAAGCCAATGCCCCGGTCTCGATGCTGCTGGCTGGGGTGCTGTTGAAGATGGGGGGCTACGCCCTGCTGCGCTTCAACGTGCAGATGTTGCCGGAGGCCCACCTGCAGCTGGCCCCCGCTCTGATCGTTCTGGGCATCGTCAACATCGTCTACGGCGCCCTCAACGCCCTGGCCCAGGACAACGTCAAACGGCGTATCGCCTGTAGCTCCGTCAGCCACATGGGCTTCGTGCTGCTCGGCATCGGTGCCATCGACAGCCTGGGGATGAGCGGAGCAATGCTGCAGATGATCAGCCACGGACTGATCGCGGCCGCGATGTTCTTCGTGACCGGCGTGTTCTACGAGCGGACCAAAACCCTCTCGATCCCCAACATGGGGGGATTGGCAAAGGTTCTGCCGATCACCTTCGCCTTTTTTGTCGCCAGCTCCCTGGCCTCCCTGGCCCTGCCTGGCATGAGTGGATTCGTCAGTGAAATCACCGTGTTCCTTGGCGTGACGAGCAATGACGGCTTCACCGTGGGCTTCCGGGTGATCGCCGTTGTCCTGGCGGCCATCGGTGTGGTGTTGACCCCGATCTACCTATTGAGCCTCTGCCGACGGGTGTTCTTTGGACCCCGGATCCCGGCGCTGGCGGTCCTGGGCGACATGAAGCCGAGGGAACTGGTCATTGGACTCACCCTGCTCGTCCCAACCCTCGTGATTGGCTTCTGGCCTCGAGTGGCGATTGATCTCTATGAGGCGACCACCACGGCCCTTGCCAACGACCTGGCGCAGCACGCCGTCGTGGCCCTTCGGCTACCCGCCCTCGGCTAA